Proteins encoded within one genomic window of Triticum urartu cultivar G1812 unplaced genomic scaffold, Tu2.1 TuUngrouped_contig_6980, whole genome shotgun sequence:
- the LOC125531354 gene encoding ERAD-associated E3 ubiquitin-protein ligase HRD1-like isoform X1: MNHGVLLHLICELYKTFRNFKIHVSDYLHPRKTTSTMNGCFLDATTDELNVSDVTCIICCEETTTAKKLLCGHLFHVHCLRSWRERQNTCPTCRSPIAPRTMDVLHQRDSMKPNWELAWLLHPQRGFQQQKFKLEWKPSLRSYSVSPSCHSLLEWL; encoded by the exons AT GAACCATGGTGTCCTACTGCACTTGATCTGTGAGCTGTACAAGACCTTCCGCAACTTCAAAATTCATGTTTCAGATTATTTGCACCCCAGAAAGACAACTTCCACCATGAATGGATGCTTTCTAGATGCTACAACGGATGAGCTTAATGT GAGTGATGTTACATGTATTATCTGCTGTGAAGAGACGACAACAGCAAAGAAGCTGCTTTGTGGGCACTTGTTTCATGTGCATTGTCTGAGGTCATGGCGAGAGCGCCAAAATACTTGCCCGACATGTAGATCTCCCATTGCCCCCCGGACAATGGACGTGCTCCATCAGCGCGATAGCATGAAGCCCAACTGGGAGTTAGCTTG GTTGTTACATCCCCAAAGAGGATTCCAGCAGCAAAAATTCAAGCTTGAATGGAAG CCCTCGCTCAGGTCTTACTCTGTCTCGCCTAGCTGCCACTCTCTTCTAGAGTGGTTGTGA
- the LOC125531354 gene encoding ERAD-associated E3 ubiquitin-protein ligase HRD1-like isoform X2, with the protein MNHGVLLHLICELYKTFRNFKIHVSDYLHPRKTTSTMNGCFLDATTDELNVSDVTCIICCEETTTAKKLLCGHLFHVHCLRSWRERQNTCPTCRSPIAPRTMDVLHQRDSMKPNWELAWLLHPQRGFQQQKFKLEWKLYKKMPGRASFM; encoded by the exons AT GAACCATGGTGTCCTACTGCACTTGATCTGTGAGCTGTACAAGACCTTCCGCAACTTCAAAATTCATGTTTCAGATTATTTGCACCCCAGAAAGACAACTTCCACCATGAATGGATGCTTTCTAGATGCTACAACGGATGAGCTTAATGT GAGTGATGTTACATGTATTATCTGCTGTGAAGAGACGACAACAGCAAAGAAGCTGCTTTGTGGGCACTTGTTTCATGTGCATTGTCTGAGGTCATGGCGAGAGCGCCAAAATACTTGCCCGACATGTAGATCTCCCATTGCCCCCCGGACAATGGACGTGCTCCATCAGCGCGATAGCATGAAGCCCAACTGGGAGTTAGCTTG GTTGTTACATCCCCAAAGAGGATTCCAGCAGCAAAAATTCAAGCTTGAATGGAAG TTGTACAAAAAAATGCCTGGGCGTGCAAGTTTTATGTGA